From Rutidosis leptorrhynchoides isolate AG116_Rl617_1_P2 chromosome 3, CSIRO_AGI_Rlap_v1, whole genome shotgun sequence, a single genomic window includes:
- the LOC139896299 gene encoding casein kinase 1-like protein 11 isoform X4: protein MRFDLSHCMDKIVGGKYKLCHKIGSGSFGEIHPATHVDTFEIVAGKIERKLKFMVEIKKTDQVYIKGFLLRTNIVGICGNSARKC from the exons ATGAGGTTTGATCTGTCACATTGTATGGATAAGATTGTCGGTGGAAAGTATAAACTCTGCCATAAGATCGGAAGTGGATCCTTCGGTGAAATTCATCCAG CTACGCATGTTGATACATTTGAGATTGTCGCCGGTAAGATC GAGAGAAAATTAAAATTCATGGTGGAGATTAAGAAAACAGATCAAG TTTACATTAAGGGATTTTTATTAAGGACAAACATTGTTGGTATTTGTGGTAATAGTGCACGAAAGTGCTAA
- the LOC139896299 gene encoding uncharacterized protein isoform X2: MVSGRSHYSKGSLECKDSNILYGDRCRVNSLSNLLNSIINVIVSLLTLYQIAQTEVGDLAITNGDAWKLTLLKGLKLKKLYMFMYNLLYQKYH; this comes from the exons ATGGTGAGTGGGCGGTCCCACTATTCCAAGGGGTCCCTGGAATGCAAAG ATTCTAATATTCTCTATGGTGATCGTTGCCGA GTAAATTCTCTATCAAATTTGCTAAATTCAATCATTAATGTGATTGTGAGTCTTTTAACTCTCTATCAAATTGCTC AGACTGAAGTAGGCGATCTTGCAATCACTAATGGAGACGCCTGGAAGCTGACCCTACTGAAGGGGTTGAAATTGAAGAAATTGTA TATGTTTATGTACAACCTCTTATATCAAAAGTACCACTGA